From the Thermococcus sp. 18S1 genome, one window contains:
- a CDS encoding thiamine ABC transporter substrate binding subunit, whose translation MRKLGAFLAMLLLLGLLVPKPVAAEETLTVYSYDSIEWWMKEIVPIFEQKYGVKVNLVLIGDAGEVLNRLILEKDNPQADVVVGIDNSYLAKAIDAGVLEPYKPANADVIPDWIVEKFDPTYHLTPYDYGFIAINYRKDMVQNPPTSLEDLTKPEWKGKLIIEDPRTSSPGMAFLLWTIAVYGDDWLYYWEKLKENDVQIVKGWSEAWGAFSEGEYPLVLSYATSPAATVYYDNNTNVGAVAFREGNYLQIEGAGIVKGARNKELAKKFIEFLISAEAQEKLPLNQWMYPVNGDVELPEVFQYAVKVDKPVAIDSREIETNYETWLTQWTQLMVEGKSPDEILGKTTTETGGETDNTGICGPALMVGLAVLPLLLRRRR comes from the coding sequence ATGAGGAAGCTTGGCGCGTTCCTCGCCATGCTGCTGCTCCTGGGGCTCTTGGTCCCAAAACCGGTCGCGGCTGAAGAGACACTGACGGTTTACTCCTACGACAGCATCGAATGGTGGATGAAGGAGATAGTTCCGATTTTCGAGCAGAAATACGGTGTCAAGGTGAACCTCGTCCTCATCGGTGACGCCGGCGAGGTTCTAAACAGGCTCATCCTCGAGAAGGACAATCCCCAGGCTGACGTCGTCGTGGGCATAGACAACAGCTACCTGGCGAAGGCCATAGACGCGGGTGTGCTGGAGCCGTACAAGCCGGCCAACGCCGACGTGATTCCGGACTGGATCGTTGAGAAGTTCGACCCGACCTACCACCTCACGCCCTACGACTACGGCTTCATAGCCATCAACTACCGCAAGGACATGGTTCAGAACCCGCCGACCAGCCTCGAAGACCTCACCAAGCCGGAGTGGAAGGGCAAGCTGATAATCGAAGACCCGCGCACGAGCTCGCCGGGAATGGCCTTCCTCCTCTGGACGATAGCGGTCTACGGCGACGACTGGCTCTACTACTGGGAGAAGCTGAAGGAGAACGACGTTCAGATAGTCAAGGGCTGGAGCGAGGCGTGGGGTGCGTTCAGCGAGGGTGAGTATCCGCTCGTCCTCAGCTACGCCACCTCCCCAGCTGCAACCGTCTACTACGACAACAACACCAACGTCGGAGCCGTCGCCTTCAGGGAGGGCAACTACCTCCAGATAGAGGGCGCGGGAATAGTCAAAGGTGCCAGGAACAAGGAGCTGGCCAAGAAGTTCATCGAGTTCCTCATCAGTGCCGAGGCTCAGGAGAAGCTCCCCCTCAACCAGTGGATGTACCCCGTTAACGGAGACGTTGAACTCCCGGAGGTCTTCCAGTACGCGGTTAAGGTAGATAAGCCCGTCGCAATAGACTCCAGGGAGATAGAGACCAACTACGAGACCTGGCTCACGCAGTGGACCCAGCTCATGGTCGAGGGCAAGAGCCCGGATGAGATACTCGGAAAGACGACCACCGAAACCGGCGGAGAAACCGATAACACCGGCATATGCGGACCGGCCCTGATGGTTGGCCTCGCCGTACTCCCGCTCCTCCTCAGGAGGAGGCGGTGA
- the asnS gene encoding asparagine--tRNA ligase produces the protein MIDKIYCADVQPDMEGKRVKLAGWVYRKREVGKKVFIVLRDSSGIIQTIFKKELSEEAYETAKKAGIESSVIIEGTVKADPRAPTGVEIQADRIEIVQNVDFFPITKDASEEFLLDVRHLHLHSPKVAAIMKVKATMMQAAREWLLQDGWYEVFPPILVTGAVEGGATLFKLKYFDKTAYLSQSAQLYLEAAIFGLEKVWSLTPSFRAEKSRTRRHLTEFWHLELEGAWMDLWDIMKVEEELVSYMVQRTLELRRSEIETFRKDLTTLKNAVPPFPRVSYDEAIDILQSKGVEIEWGEDMGADEERILTQEFEAPFFVYGYPKGIKAFYMKEDPEDPRKVLAADMLAPEGYGEIIGGSQREDDYNKLVQRILEEGMKPEDYEWYLDLRKYGSVPHSGFGLGLERLVAWVLKLDHVRWATLFPRTPSRLYP, from the coding sequence ATGATTGATAAGATTTACTGTGCCGATGTTCAGCCCGATATGGAAGGTAAACGCGTCAAGCTCGCAGGATGGGTTTACAGAAAGAGGGAAGTTGGAAAGAAGGTCTTCATAGTCCTCCGCGATTCAAGTGGGATAATTCAGACCATATTTAAGAAAGAGCTGAGCGAGGAAGCTTACGAGACGGCCAAAAAGGCTGGTATAGAGTCGAGCGTCATCATCGAAGGAACCGTCAAGGCGGACCCCCGCGCGCCCACAGGCGTCGAGATTCAGGCGGACAGAATCGAGATAGTCCAGAACGTGGACTTCTTCCCGATAACGAAGGACGCGAGCGAGGAGTTCCTCCTCGACGTCAGGCACCTCCACCTGCACTCACCCAAGGTCGCCGCGATAATGAAGGTCAAGGCGACGATGATGCAGGCCGCTCGCGAGTGGCTCCTCCAGGACGGCTGGTACGAGGTCTTCCCGCCGATACTCGTTACCGGAGCCGTCGAGGGCGGTGCAACGCTCTTCAAGCTCAAGTACTTCGACAAGACCGCCTACCTCAGCCAGTCGGCCCAGCTCTACCTTGAGGCAGCTATATTTGGCCTCGAAAAGGTCTGGTCGCTCACCCCGAGCTTTAGAGCGGAGAAGAGCAGGACGAGGAGGCACCTCACCGAGTTCTGGCACCTCGAGCTTGAGGGGGCCTGGATGGACCTCTGGGACATCATGAAGGTCGAGGAAGAGCTGGTAAGCTACATGGTTCAGCGCACGCTGGAGCTCAGGAGGAGCGAGATTGAGACCTTCAGGAAGGACTTAACCACCCTCAAGAACGCGGTTCCGCCCTTCCCGAGGGTGAGCTACGACGAGGCCATAGACATCCTCCAGAGCAAGGGCGTCGAGATAGAGTGGGGAGAGGACATGGGCGCCGACGAGGAGCGCATCTTGACCCAGGAGTTCGAGGCCCCGTTCTTCGTCTACGGCTATCCAAAGGGCATTAAAGCGTTCTACATGAAAGAGGACCCGGAGGACCCGCGCAAGGTTCTCGCCGCGGACATGCTCGCGCCCGAGGGGTACGGCGAGATCATCGGCGGTTCCCAGCGTGAGGACGACTACAACAAGCTCGTGCAGCGCATCTTAGAGGAGGGCATGAAGCCGGAGGACTACGAGTGGTACCTTGACCTCAGGAAGTACGGCAGCGTTCCGCACAGCGGCTTCGGCCTCGGCCTTGAGAGGCTCGTCGCCTGGGTGCTGAAGCTCGACCATGTCCGCTGGGCAACCCTGTTCCCGAGGACGCCGAGCAGGCTCTATCCGTGA
- a CDS encoding S9 family peptidase, whose translation MAKGLSEKDLGKFKLVGNIDTFRRRLVFQVTEISVEKDDYFSRIYLYDGRKVKPFTSGKKDSNPRFSPDGKLIAFTSKRDKESKEAELYVIPTDGGEARLLAKFKYGIKNLRFTEDGKSIAVVTPIDVEKKPKDDVHVIKEIPFWFNGVGWVYGKRSVVYLVDLETGRKRRVTPKNLDVSQIRFHEGKLYFIAQEDRERKPMVSDLYVLEGRKAKRLTPGEWSIQDFIPLDDGTFILKANTRERGIPTNTHIYHYNPETGEMRKLTAELDRAAYNSLNCDVRGSQRAELVFKDGWVYYVATDGPRANLFRVNLEGKIERVIGGDRSVESFAIGDYIAFTAQDAVTPTELYVLRDGKEKKLTDFNGWIKEYTLSKPEHFKVKASDGAEIDAWIMKPVDFEPGKKYPAVLEIHGGPKTAYGYSFMHEFHVLTARGFVVIFSNPRGSDGYGEEFADIREHYGERDYKDLLEVVDEALKRFDFINGERLGVTGGSYGGFMTNWIVGHTKRFKAAVTQRSISNWVSFFGTTDIGYFFAPDQIGGDPWSNTEGYWEKSPLKYAPNVETPLLIIHSMEDYRCWLPEALQFYTALKYLGKTVELALFPGENHDLSRGGKPKHRVKRLELIVGWMEKWLKG comes from the coding sequence ATGGCGAAAGGCCTGAGCGAGAAAGACCTCGGAAAGTTCAAGCTCGTTGGGAACATAGACACCTTTAGGAGAAGGCTCGTTTTCCAGGTAACGGAGATAAGCGTTGAGAAGGACGACTATTTCTCAAGGATCTATCTCTACGACGGCAGAAAGGTTAAGCCCTTCACTTCCGGCAAGAAGGACTCCAACCCGCGCTTCTCCCCGGACGGGAAGCTGATAGCCTTCACATCAAAGCGCGATAAGGAGAGCAAGGAAGCCGAGCTGTACGTTATTCCGACCGACGGCGGCGAGGCGAGGCTTTTAGCGAAGTTCAAGTACGGAATCAAGAACCTCCGCTTCACCGAGGACGGGAAGAGCATAGCGGTCGTTACGCCGATAGACGTCGAGAAGAAACCGAAGGACGACGTCCACGTCATCAAGGAGATTCCATTCTGGTTCAACGGCGTCGGCTGGGTCTATGGAAAGAGGAGCGTTGTCTATCTCGTTGACCTCGAGACGGGCAGGAAGAGGCGCGTAACACCGAAGAACCTCGACGTCTCGCAGATCAGGTTCCATGAAGGAAAGCTCTACTTCATCGCCCAGGAGGACCGCGAGAGAAAGCCCATGGTGAGCGACCTCTACGTCCTTGAGGGCAGGAAGGCGAAGCGCCTAACTCCGGGGGAGTGGAGCATTCAGGACTTCATACCCCTCGACGACGGCACGTTCATCCTCAAGGCCAACACCCGCGAGCGCGGGATTCCTACGAATACTCACATCTACCACTACAACCCCGAGACGGGCGAGATGAGGAAGCTCACCGCGGAACTCGACAGGGCTGCATACAACTCCCTGAACTGTGACGTCAGGGGAAGTCAGAGGGCAGAACTGGTTTTCAAGGATGGCTGGGTTTACTATGTCGCAACCGACGGCCCGAGGGCCAACCTCTTCAGGGTGAACCTTGAGGGGAAAATAGAGCGCGTCATCGGTGGCGATAGAAGCGTCGAGAGCTTCGCAATCGGCGACTACATAGCCTTCACTGCCCAGGACGCGGTCACTCCGACGGAGCTCTACGTTCTCAGGGATGGAAAGGAGAAAAAGCTCACGGACTTCAACGGCTGGATAAAGGAGTACACCCTCTCCAAACCGGAGCACTTTAAGGTCAAGGCCAGCGACGGCGCTGAGATAGACGCCTGGATTATGAAGCCCGTTGACTTTGAGCCCGGGAAGAAGTATCCCGCTGTCTTGGAGATTCACGGGGGGCCGAAGACGGCCTACGGCTACTCATTCATGCACGAGTTCCACGTTCTTACCGCTAGGGGCTTCGTCGTGATATTTTCCAACCCGCGCGGCAGCGACGGCTACGGTGAGGAGTTCGCCGACATAAGGGAGCACTACGGGGAGAGGGATTATAAGGACCTCCTGGAGGTCGTTGATGAAGCACTGAAGCGCTTCGACTTCATCAATGGGGAGAGGCTCGGCGTCACTGGAGGCTCCTACGGCGGCTTCATGACCAACTGGATAGTCGGCCACACGAAGCGCTTCAAGGCGGCAGTTACCCAGCGCTCGATTTCGAACTGGGTGAGCTTCTTCGGGACGACGGATATAGGCTACTTCTTCGCCCCCGACCAGATAGGCGGCGACCCCTGGAGCAACACCGAAGGCTACTGGGAGAAGAGCCCGCTGAAGTACGCCCCGAACGTCGAAACTCCACTCCTGATAATCCACTCTATGGAGGACTACCGCTGCTGGCTGCCCGAGGCCCTTCAGTTCTACACGGCGCTCAAATACCTCGGCAAGACGGTCGAGCTCGCCCTCTTCCCCGGCGAGAACCACGACCTCAGCAGGGGCGGAAAGCCGAAGCACCGCGTTAAGAGGCTTGAGCTGATTGTTGGGTGGATGGAGAAGTGGTTGAAGGGGTGA
- a CDS encoding PIN domain-containing protein, with the protein MEKALYDTNVLIDAAKSGKTLNGYTTVLNVVEFPRALELGLRVITPSLEDYLLAIKISQAMVKRGTPVPAVDAIVAAVAINRELTLVTKDKHFEWIKEEFKELRLSEWP; encoded by the coding sequence ATGGAAAAGGCTCTCTACGACACGAACGTCCTAATAGACGCAGCAAAATCCGGAAAAACCCTCAACGGATACACCACGGTTCTCAACGTCGTTGAGTTTCCGAGGGCGCTTGAGCTTGGCCTTAGGGTCATAACACCGAGCCTTGAGGACTATTTGCTCGCGATTAAGATATCGCAGGCGATGGTGAAGAGGGGAACGCCCGTTCCGGCGGTTGATGCCATCGTTGCGGCTGTTGCAATAAACCGGGAGCTGACGCTCGTCACGAAGGACAAACACTTTGAATGGATAAAGGAAGAATTTAAAGAGCTGAGGCTCTCAGAATGGCCTTAA
- a CDS encoding tRNA(Met) cytidine acetyltransferase TmcA, with protein sequence MTVKVRFDKEVREYAKGEKVKDDVLRLTETALAQALEKFHRRMILIEGDTPRKAELAGILAGASARVLSDALEELKKKRLRDESEDGIQVLYATDALGEDTFGRKRYEAFRKHFDVLAGSNADVKAVTFKHTRDILGRTYDLLVLDMSYDYSPNDLGRIIETVRGGGLIFILAHPFEKWKKMWTGFHKSLVTPPYTIDDVKKRFNRRIIRKFTEYDGIYIITENGKLRKKPKRNKTQAKIKGRRGVEIPDETVFPRELYEMALTEGQVEVLRAFEGLVEEEGMLVLTADRGRGKSVSVGIAAIGLALALNKRTRIVVTAPEPENVQALFRFAKRALERLGFKPHVVEEKGLIKELYARKIGLRYYPPAEGYRKSADLYILDEAAGIHVPILHKYLDKPRVVYSSTIHGYEGAGRGFSVKFLKKAREKRRFSELHMDEPIRYAEGDPIEKWLFDVLLLDAEPVELTEEDYRLIKNGEVYFEKPNLDDWFEKDREDLRNFVGIYILAHYRNRPSDVALLADAPHHEARVLRLKNGKIVTAIQIAKEGNIPKKVVEKMVKGYKPRGNIIPDMMVKHHMLKEFAKLKGYRIVRIATHPDAMDMGLGSKALELLEKEAREKGLDWIGSGFGASEELARFWVRNGFAVVHLSPARNPVSGEFTAIVLKPISERAKRLIRQASDEFRIRLTEWLGDTHRELEPEIARWLFETPFGEAVDYPIHLTDVQKKRLDAFTGKVLTYDTVLDAVKPIVKLYFLDGWMKPYLDERQIKLLIYRVLQAHSWEETARLIDRTETFTMIEVRDIIRGLWYYYKRLL encoded by the coding sequence GTGACCGTCAAGGTCCGCTTTGACAAGGAAGTGAGAGAATACGCCAAAGGCGAGAAGGTTAAGGACGATGTTCTCAGGCTCACCGAGACTGCCCTGGCGCAGGCGCTTGAGAAGTTCCACAGAAGGATGATTCTGATAGAGGGCGATACACCGCGAAAGGCGGAGCTGGCCGGAATTCTGGCCGGGGCTTCAGCGCGCGTTTTGAGCGATGCCCTGGAGGAACTGAAGAAAAAGCGCCTCCGTGATGAGAGCGAGGATGGAATACAGGTTCTCTACGCAACGGACGCCCTGGGGGAGGACACCTTCGGGCGGAAGCGCTACGAAGCATTCAGAAAGCACTTTGACGTTCTCGCGGGCTCAAACGCCGATGTGAAGGCCGTGACATTCAAGCACACCCGCGACATACTCGGAAGGACGTACGACCTGCTCGTTCTGGACATGAGCTACGACTACTCCCCCAACGACCTAGGAAGGATAATCGAGACCGTTCGCGGAGGTGGGCTCATCTTCATCCTGGCCCACCCATTTGAGAAGTGGAAAAAGATGTGGACGGGCTTTCACAAGAGCCTCGTCACGCCGCCCTACACGATAGACGACGTGAAGAAGCGCTTCAACAGGCGCATCATCCGTAAGTTCACCGAATACGACGGGATATACATCATCACCGAGAACGGCAAGCTCAGGAAGAAGCCGAAGAGGAACAAGACCCAGGCAAAGATTAAGGGCCGCAGGGGCGTTGAGATTCCGGACGAGACGGTTTTCCCGCGCGAGCTGTACGAGATGGCGCTCACTGAGGGCCAGGTCGAGGTTCTGAGGGCCTTTGAGGGGCTGGTTGAGGAGGAGGGCATGCTCGTCCTCACCGCGGACAGGGGGCGTGGAAAGAGCGTCTCGGTCGGAATAGCTGCGATAGGGCTTGCCCTCGCCCTTAACAAGCGCACCCGCATCGTCGTAACCGCCCCCGAGCCGGAGAACGTCCAGGCCCTCTTCCGCTTCGCAAAGCGCGCCCTCGAGAGGCTGGGCTTTAAGCCCCACGTCGTCGAGGAGAAGGGCCTGATAAAGGAGCTCTACGCGAGGAAGATTGGACTGAGATATTACCCGCCGGCCGAGGGATACCGCAAGAGCGCCGACCTCTACATACTGGACGAGGCCGCTGGAATCCACGTTCCTATACTCCACAAGTACCTCGACAAGCCCCGCGTCGTTTACTCCTCCACGATTCACGGCTACGAGGGCGCGGGCAGGGGATTCTCGGTCAAGTTCCTGAAGAAGGCCCGTGAGAAGCGCAGGTTCAGTGAGCTTCACATGGACGAGCCGATACGCTATGCGGAAGGCGACCCCATCGAGAAGTGGCTCTTCGACGTCCTCCTGCTCGATGCGGAGCCGGTTGAGCTCACGGAGGAAGATTACCGGCTGATAAAGAACGGCGAGGTGTACTTTGAGAAGCCCAACCTCGATGACTGGTTTGAAAAGGACCGGGAGGATCTCAGGAACTTCGTCGGTATCTACATCCTCGCCCACTACCGCAACAGGCCGAGCGACGTGGCCCTGCTCGCCGATGCGCCGCACCATGAGGCCCGCGTTCTCCGCCTCAAGAACGGCAAGATAGTGACGGCGATTCAGATAGCCAAGGAAGGCAACATCCCCAAAAAAGTCGTCGAGAAGATGGTCAAGGGCTACAAGCCGCGCGGCAACATAATCCCCGACATGATGGTCAAGCACCACATGCTCAAGGAGTTCGCCAAGCTGAAGGGCTACCGCATCGTCCGCATAGCCACGCATCCCGATGCCATGGACATGGGGCTGGGCAGCAAAGCCCTTGAGCTCCTTGAAAAGGAAGCGCGTGAGAAGGGCCTCGACTGGATTGGCTCCGGCTTCGGTGCGAGTGAAGAGCTTGCCCGCTTCTGGGTCAGGAACGGCTTCGCGGTGGTGCACCTCAGTCCAGCCCGCAACCCGGTCAGCGGTGAGTTCACCGCGATAGTCCTAAAGCCGATAAGCGAGAGGGCGAAGAGGCTCATTCGCCAGGCCAGCGATGAGTTCAGGATCAGACTCACAGAGTGGCTGGGCGACACCCACAGGGAGCTTGAGCCCGAGATAGCGCGCTGGCTTTTCGAGACGCCCTTCGGTGAGGCCGTGGATTACCCGATTCACCTCACCGACGTCCAGAAGAAGAGACTGGACGCCTTCACGGGCAAGGTTCTCACCTACGACACCGTGCTCGACGCTGTCAAGCCGATAGTGAAGCTCTACTTCCTGGACGGCTGGATGAAGCCCTACCTCGACGAACGCCAGATAAAGCTCCTTATCTACCGCGTGCTCCAGGCCCACAGCTGGGAGGAGACCGCAAGGCTCATAGACAGAACCGAAACATTCACCATGATAGAGGTGCGCGACATCATCAGGGGCCTCTGGTACTACTACAAGCGGCTCCTTTAA
- a CDS encoding TIGR00288 family NYN domain-containing protein, with protein MAGSNWERIISMTKDGMRSIGMMRRKMSRGKRIALLIDGPNILRKEFGIKLEDIVEALEGLGDLRVAKVVLNQYAPQGLIEAVSNQGFDTMVVSGETGVKLAVEAMREIYNPNIDAIAIATRNAEFLPVILKAKEKGKETIVLGIEPGFSAALKHAADYTIILNPKGDEE; from the coding sequence ATGGCGGGCAGCAACTGGGAGCGGATAATATCGATGACGAAGGACGGGATGAGGAGCATCGGAATGATGCGGAGAAAGATGAGCCGGGGAAAGAGGATAGCTCTTCTCATTGATGGCCCGAATATTCTCCGCAAGGAGTTCGGGATAAAGCTTGAGGACATAGTCGAGGCCCTTGAGGGACTCGGCGACCTGCGCGTTGCCAAGGTTGTTCTCAACCAGTACGCCCCCCAGGGACTCATCGAAGCCGTCTCGAACCAGGGGTTCGACACCATGGTCGTCTCCGGTGAGACCGGGGTGAAGCTCGCGGTGGAGGCGATGCGCGAGATATACAACCCGAACATCGATGCCATAGCCATAGCAACCCGAAATGCGGAGTTCCTCCCGGTCATCCTCAAGGCCAAGGAGAAGGGCAAGGAGACGATAGTGCTCGGCATAGAGCCGGGCTTTTCCGCGGCCCTCAAGCACGCGGCGGACTACACAATAATCCTGAACCCGAAGGGTGATGAGGAATGA
- a CDS encoding helix-turn-helix domain-containing protein, translating into MFIDPFVIRSINRSELRKRILLYLDEIYPSPTYLSEIARVVKSDPSNVKGALVGLGNRYNGHSSLVSLGLVEVVTDGGFKYYRLTEYGKQVVGLLRSYHSYYSKYT; encoded by the coding sequence ATGTTCATTGATCCCTTTGTAATAAGGTCCATCAATAGAAGTGAACTCCGCAAGAGGATTCTGCTGTATCTTGACGAAATCTACCCATCCCCCACGTACCTCTCTGAAATCGCAAGGGTGGTCAAATCAGACCCCTCGAACGTTAAGGGTGCCCTCGTCGGACTGGGGAACCGTTACAACGGACACAGCTCCCTCGTGAGCCTTGGTCTGGTGGAGGTTGTGACTGACGGGGGCTTCAAATACTATCGACTCACCGAGTACGGGAAACAGGTTGTGGGATTGCTGAGGTCGTATCACTCGTACTACTCGAAGTACACCTGA
- a CDS encoding TIGR00288 family NYN domain-containing protein codes for MKETLFKVLRRGEKEVEAEPPKHVRGKSIGLIIDGPNILRKEFGIKLEDIVEALERIGKIRVAKVVLNQYAPQGLIEAVVNQGLEPIIVAGDTDVRIAIEAMELIYNSDVEVIALATRDADFLPLINEAKRKGKETIAIGVEPGFSVALQNAADYVIRMEGKGEERANNF; via the coding sequence ATGAAGGAGACCCTCTTCAAGGTGCTCCGCAGGGGCGAAAAGGAGGTCGAGGCAGAGCCACCCAAGCACGTGAGGGGCAAGAGCATCGGCCTGATAATCGACGGTCCGAATATTCTCCGCAAGGAGTTCGGGATAAAGCTTGAGGACATAGTGGAAGCGCTTGAGAGGATCGGCAAGATACGCGTTGCCAAGGTTGTCCTCAACCAGTACGCCCCCCAGGGACTCATCGAAGCCGTCGTCAATCAGGGACTCGAGCCGATAATCGTCGCCGGCGACACGGACGTCAGAATAGCGATAGAGGCTATGGAGCTCATCTACAACTCGGACGTCGAGGTCATCGCCCTGGCCACCCGCGATGCGGACTTTCTCCCCCTCATCAACGAGGCCAAACGTAAGGGTAAGGAGACCATAGCCATAGGCGTTGAACCCGGCTTTTCCGTGGCCCTTCAGAACGCGGCCGACTACGTGATAAGAATGGAGGGAAAGGGGGAGGAACGGGCAAATAACTTTTAA
- a CDS encoding calcium/sodium antiporter has protein sequence MIVEIILFAVGLVLLIKGSDYFVEAASRVAKGFGVSEFIIALVLASIATTLPEVTVSAISSYQGNPDIALGNAIGSALANIALILGVSALIMPLSVERTAWKNALFMVAVTAYAGLLMHDGTISRLDGASLILIYFGFLYYLYRKHMTLEELPEGGTRDPRRDALIMLGSGLVVVIGAKLVVDSAVTIARAYGVPEIVIGLTMVSIGTSLPELTNSLMATLKRLPNISVGNIIGANILDVLMVIGIASLINPIKVDATVYTFTLPLTLLVMGLLTAVLRLTGRIDRVTAGVFLAVYAYFLYAYTTGAVRL, from the coding sequence GTGATAGTTGAAATAATCCTCTTTGCAGTGGGTCTGGTTCTTCTCATCAAGGGGAGCGATTACTTCGTGGAGGCGGCCTCCCGCGTCGCCAAGGGGTTCGGCGTCAGTGAGTTCATAATCGCACTCGTCCTCGCGAGCATCGCCACCACCCTGCCGGAGGTAACGGTCTCGGCCATCTCCTCCTACCAGGGAAACCCGGACATCGCCCTGGGAAACGCCATAGGAAGCGCCCTCGCCAACATAGCCCTCATCCTCGGAGTCTCGGCCCTGATAATGCCCCTCAGCGTTGAGAGAACCGCCTGGAAAAACGCCCTCTTCATGGTGGCCGTCACCGCCTACGCGGGCTTGCTAATGCACGACGGGACCATAAGCCGGCTCGACGGTGCCAGCCTCATACTCATCTACTTCGGCTTCCTCTACTACCTCTACCGGAAGCACATGACGCTCGAGGAACTTCCCGAGGGCGGAACCCGCGACCCCCGCAGGGATGCCCTGATAATGCTCGGAAGCGGTCTGGTCGTGGTCATCGGCGCCAAACTGGTCGTGGACAGCGCCGTAACGATAGCCAGGGCCTACGGTGTCCCGGAAATCGTAATCGGTCTAACGATGGTGTCCATAGGAACCTCCCTGCCGGAGCTCACGAACTCCCTCATGGCCACCCTCAAGAGGTTGCCCAACATAAGCGTCGGCAACATAATCGGCGCCAACATACTCGACGTGCTAATGGTTATAGGAATAGCGTCCCTGATAAACCCCATAAAGGTGGATGCGACGGTTTACACCTTCACCCTGCCGCTGACCCTCCTCGTCATGGGGCTCCTAACCGCCGTCTTGAGGCTCACGGGAAGGATAGACAGGGTTACCGCGGGTGTTTTTCTGGCGGTGTACGCCTACTTCCTGTACGCCTACACCACAGGTGCCGTAAGGCTCTAA
- a CDS encoding class I SAM-dependent methyltransferase, producing MDPLVEVLDRNMEAMADVAVGYLIQIGLKYDIFKELVLGVSREKLIASVPLPNKERLGRLIDTYLQLGIAEESGGSLRIAEFSYELPLARERLEKLLPDWIPILEEMYKMVDYAFISREHPKVLMDFDKGADFWDMRLLLGINRVYRQLASRLLGLEDGMRIIDLGCGSVSPVELGSAVGPNGKYVGIDFSPGLLSIATTRVRNEGLDWVTLREMDVRRLVVRNTYDGVVMSFLLGYLENPGAVVRKAIEMLSPGARLVILDSFRDLTPKVAALEFFESLTKEFVRFPSAGEILAAVDESPYDVEASVIGNSTIVVTRVL from the coding sequence ATGGACCCGCTGGTGGAGGTCCTTGACCGAAATATGGAAGCAATGGCCGATGTTGCGGTGGGTTATTTAATTCAGATTGGACTCAAGTACGACATCTTCAAGGAGCTGGTTCTGGGGGTGAGCAGGGAAAAACTGATTGCCTCGGTCCCCCTGCCAAATAAGGAGCGCCTTGGGCGGCTCATTGACACGTACCTTCAGTTGGGGATAGCGGAAGAGTCTGGTGGATCCCTTAGGATCGCAGAATTTTCTTATGAACTCCCTCTGGCCCGGGAACGGCTTGAAAAGCTTCTGCCGGATTGGATCCCGATTCTTGAGGAAATGTACAAGATGGTTGACTACGCTTTTATTTCACGGGAGCATCCCAAGGTGCTTATGGATTTTGATAAGGGGGCTGACTTCTGGGACATGCGTCTCCTCCTGGGTATTAACAGGGTCTACCGGCAGCTGGCTTCCCGCCTCCTCGGCCTTGAGGACGGCATGCGTATTATAGACCTTGGATGCGGTTCGGTCTCGCCGGTTGAGCTGGGGAGCGCCGTCGGACCAAACGGAAAATACGTGGGTATTGACTTCTCCCCGGGACTGCTCAGCATCGCAACGACCCGTGTGAGGAACGAGGGGCTGGATTGGGTCACCCTCCGGGAGATGGACGTGAGGAGACTGGTTGTAAGAAACACATACGATGGGGTTGTGATGAGTTTTCTGCTTGGATACCTGGAGAACCCAGGGGCGGTCGTCAGGAAGGCCATCGAGATGCTCAGCCCGGGGGCGAGGCTGGTTATACTGGACTCATTTAGGGACCTCACTCCTAAGGTTGCCGCGCTGGAATTTTTTGAAAGTCTCACAAAGGAGTTTGTGAGGTTTCCAAGTGCGGGGGAAATCCTGGCTGCGGTGGATGAGAGTCCCTACGATGTCGAGGCATCCGTGATCGGAAACTCCACCATCGTGGTGACCCGTGTGCTGTGA